Proteins encoded by one window of Salvia splendens isolate huo1 chromosome 5, SspV2, whole genome shotgun sequence:
- the LOC121804089 gene encoding uncharacterized protein LOC121804089, whose translation MVALVDDDPEIGSLNAHLPGEPAQAIVVTPGQENIDVKNNILAIMPHYYGRKIESPYDFLYDFCKICGIQKRPNGSNEDDYRLRVIPFTLKGEADTWFMRLLPNSIRTWADFRSQFLDYFFPSTRTNALKKKIQGAHQDCDETLNQYWSRFKGTLDAYPNNHMVEAKIFNNFYEGMTPESKDLMNSLSGGDFSKLKVSEAKRVLDRLVNAKKAYDSPRALIVRRVATNTTVGMTEDMMDVRMDRLEKAILTAMEKNNPSAHAEKVKTVSSQEKVYSSYRPPREQDFQAHVNAVGNWNQNSNWNPWKIKDAPWRDHPNFRWSDPNTAQKPPSAITYQQPPAVSYQQPPAINYPQQSEGQPQWQNCNHDGQNNWNKNRGQGNQPN comes from the coding sequence ATGGTTGCACTAGTGGATGACGATCCTGAGATCGGTTCTCTCAACGCTCACTTGCCTGGTGAGCCAGCTCAGGCCATAGTGGTGACTCCAGGGCAAGAGAATATAGATGTGAAGAACAACATACTAGCCATTATGCCTCACTACTATGGAAGGAAAATCGAGAGCCCATATGACTTCCTATATGATTTCTGCAAAATCTGTGGAATTCAGAAACGTCCAAATGGATCAAATGAGGACGACTACAGACTCAGGGTCATCCCTTTCACGTTAAAAGGAGAAGCAGATACTTGGTTTATGAGGTTGCTTCCAAATTCCATCAGGACGTGGGCTGATTTCAGATCCCAGTTTTTGGATTACTTTTTTCCTTCCACGAGGACCAATGCTCTGAAGAAGAAGATACAAGGAGCTCATCAGGATTGCGATGAAACTCTGAATCAGTACTGGAGTAGGTTTAAGGGGACGTTGGATGCTTACCCAAACAACCACATGGTGGAGGCAAAAATCTTTAATAACTTTTATGAAGGAATGACACCCGAGAGcaaggatctgatgaattcctTGAGTGGTGGTGATTTCTCAAAGTTGAAGGTGAGTGAAGCGAAAAGGGTGCTTGATAGGCTGGTTAACGCCAAGAAGGCTTATGACTCGCCCAGGGCCCTAATAGTGAGACGAGTAGCAACAAATACAACTGTAGGAATGACTGAAGACATGATGGATGTTCGAATGGATAGGTTGGAGAAGGCGATACTGACTGCCATGGAGAAAAACAACCCATCTGCTCATGCGGAGAAAGTGAAGACTGTATCGAGTCAGGAGAAGGTGTATTCGAGTTATAGACCTCCAAGGGAACAAGATTTTCAAGCACATGTGAATGCGGTTGGGAATTGGAATCAGAACAGTAACTGGAATCCTTGGAAAATTAaggatgctccatggagggatcaccccaATTTCAGGTGGTCGGATCCGAACACAGCCCAAAAACCACCATCGGCGATCACCTACCAACAACCACCAGCGGTGAGTTATCAGCAACCACCAGCCATCAATTATCCACAACAGTCAGAAGGGCAGCCCCAGTGGCAAAACTGTAACCATGATGGACAGAACAACTGGAATAAAAACAGGGGACAAGGGAACCAACCTAATTAG